The window TAGCTAGGCTATCAAATCTTTCCCGTATGCGATCATCTGGATCAATTATGACTTCTTCAATATTTTCAATGGTCTGATTTAATAGTTTCATTCTTACTATCTATACCTTCGTGCCTTAAATTGATTCGAAGAAAGGTTTTTTCCAATTATACTAAAACCGGTCTGGTATTAGATTTTTCTTTCTTAACAATAAATGGTTTTCAAGAAATGAATCAATTCAATCTGGTTTCTCCCCCATGAGCAGAAGAAAGAATACCTGAAATATACTAAAACCGATCTGGTTTTCGGTTTTACCGGAAACCAGATCCTGGTAAAGGTATCCCCGGACAAAAAGCGCCGAAGACTTTACTCGCTCAATTTTATCTCGGATTTTATCCGAAAACCAGTATGAGATGAGTATACTACCAAATAAGTGAAAGATTATGCCTCTGAAAACGTCAAATTAAACTACCACTCTGACAAAACAACAAACACCCTTTTGAAAGGAGGAATTGAGGCAGGCAGGAGAAAAAAATCAGCCAATCAGATTCTTTTTTCTGATTCTCCAGACAATAAAACCAAAGAAGGCTATAATACTGAGCCATATCTGTGTCACAAAAACATAACCAATAACACAAACAAGGATCTTATTAACTTTTGATCCGGACCATTTACTCTTAACATAGACAACCGGGCTTATATCATATCCATAAGGTTTTCCCTGTTTTTTTACAAAAAGGTTAGATTTTGATTTTGACGACTCTTTCGTATAACCCTGAAAGATAGTATGTGTATCTTCTTCCCTTAGTTGTTTTTTTGTGCCGCGTGTACTAATAACATGTTTATCAGTTGCATCGCGACTTTCAACAATTGTCTGTCCTGCAGATTCGCCGGTATGGTGATCACCGCCACCTGCATCAATAGCTTTTTTACTAAATGCATGAGTCTTGTTTGCAGCATCCACACTTTCTGCAGAGTCTGTGCGTGTGCCGGTATCAGTACGTCCACGCTTTGAACTAAATGCAGGTGTCTCTTTTGCGGCATGTGTTTGCCCGGCAGAGTGGCCACTCTTATCTGTATCATCCGTCTTGCCATGTGCCCTGGCTGTGTCAAATTCAGACTTCTCCTGATCAGCGTGTTTGTCCTTTGTCAGGCCAAATTCAGATTTACTGCGTTCAATTGTGGAGACACTCTCACTTACTTTCACTGGAGAACGAGAGGTTTTCGCAGAGGTTGATGACTTTCCTCTCCCTTTCTCACCTTGTGATATCTTCCTGAAAATCTTTTTCTCCTTTTCGGCTTCCTGTGTCATGCCCATCTTATTATATGCAAGCGATAATGAGTAATGAACCTTGGCATAGTCAGGATTGCTATTGATAGCCTTGGTATAAATTTTTATCGCCTCATCGTATTTTGCCTTGCAATAATAGGTATTTCCAAGACCATAAAGGGCATATGCATCATTCGGTTTCAGCTCTAAAGCCTTTTCGAATTGCTTTCCCGCCTGGTCATATTTACCCTGCTTATAATACTCGATCGCCTGGTTATAATATCCGGAAAACTTATCCGAACCGTAAGAAACTGTTTCGAAAACAGTAATCAGAAAAATGACAAGCAACAATTGAAACAGCAGAATTTTCCTCATAACAGATTCACCTAAAGAAGAACAACAGATTACATCGAACATATGAGTTCGCAGCACCCTCCCGTGAGGGTGCCCGGCCCTGGAGGTTATTTCCTGCCAGACCTGTCAGCAAGTAATCATCAAACTCTGACACAGATGT is drawn from Candidatus Scalindua sp. and contains these coding sequences:
- a CDS encoding tetratricopeptide repeat protein; the encoded protein is MRKILLFQLLLVIFLITVFETVSYGSDKFSGYYNQAIEYYKQGKYDQAGKQFEKALELKPNDAYALYGLGNTYYCKAKYDEAIKIYTKAINSNPDYAKVHYSLSLAYNKMGMTQEAEKEKKIFRKISQGEKGRGKSSTSAKTSRSPVKVSESVSTIERSKSEFGLTKDKHADQEKSEFDTARAHGKTDDTDKSGHSAGQTHAAKETPAFSSKRGRTDTGTRTDSAESVDAANKTHAFSKKAIDAGGGDHHTGESAGQTIVESRDATDKHVISTRGTKKQLREEDTHTIFQGYTKESSKSKSNLFVKKQGKPYGYDISPVVYVKSKWSGSKVNKILVCVIGYVFVTQIWLSIIAFFGFIVWRIRKKNLIG